The following is a genomic window from Marinobacter sp. NP-4(2019).
CAGCACCGGAATGATGAACAGGGTCAGTGTAGTGGCGAACACCAGCCCACCCAGAATCACCACGCCAATGGAGGCACGGCTTTCCGCACCGGCGCCGGTGGCGAGCACCAGCGGTATCGCACCAAACACCGTGGAAATGGTGGTCATCAACACCGGACGGAACCGCAGGCTGGCCCCCTCCAGTATGGCATCCCGCACATCGTAGCCCTTGTCCCGGAGCTGGTTAGCGAACTCCACGATCAGGATGCCGTTCTTGGCCATCAGTCCCAGCAGCATGACGATACCAATCTGACTGTATATGTTCAGGCTGATACCGGCCCAGAACAGGGCAAACAATGCGCCGGTCACCGCCAGCGGTACCGACAGCATGATAATCAGCGGGTGAATCCAGCTCTCGAACTGCGCCGCCAGCACCAGGAACACAATGATGAACGCCAGCCCGAAGGTCATATAGATCGCGGCAGACGAATCCTGAAATTCGCGGCTGAGCCCCTTGTAGCTGATCCGGGCCTCCGGGGGCAGGTTATCCACAGCCAGGTTGTTCAGGTACTCCAGCGCCGACCCCAGATCGTAACCGTCGGCCAGGGAACCGCTGATCACCACCGCCGGCAAGCGGTCGATCCGTCTCAGATCGGGGTTGGCACCGATTTCACGCACTGACACCAGGGCCTCCATGGGGATCAACGCGCCACCTTCACGGGGACGGAGAAAGACCTGGCCGAGATCTTCGGGCGTGGCGCGGTCGGCGTCCGCTGCCTGCACAATGACGTCGTATTCACGGCCGCGATCGACATAGGTGGTCACCTGACGGGACGCCAGCATGGTCTGCAGGGTCAGCCCGACATCCTCCACCGTGATATCCAGGTCCGCCGCCCGTTCACGGTCGATGTTCACCCGCAACTCCGGCCGGGTCAGTTCAAAATCAGTCTCCAGGTTCAGCAGGTTGGGATTCTCTTTAGCCCGCTCCAGCAGTTCCTCACTCCAGGCCTGCACCGATTCATAGTCCGGGCCGCCAACCACGATTTCCACCGGCTGGTTGAACCCCCGCTGGCCCAGACCAGGCGGGTTCACCGCCACGGCGCGGATACCGGGAATGCTCGACAGCTTGCCACGGAGCTCGTTGGTGACCTGTTGCTGCTTGATGTCACGATCTTCCCAGGGCGCCAGGCCCATGATCATGAAGCCATTGTCCGCCTCATTACGGAATCCGACGATGGACAGCAGGCGATTGGCCGTGCCGTCTTCCAGGTAAGGCAGCAGGAACTCTTCGGCCTTCCCGACGTGGTGATCGGTGTACTCCACGGTTGAGCCGCGGGGGGCGCTGACCGGCATGATAATCACGCCCCGATCTTCAATCGGCGCCAGTTCCTGGGGCAGTTTGGGAAACACCACCGCAATCAGCACAACGCCCACCAACCCGAGGCCGAGCAGCAATCCCGGCTGCCGCAGGGAGAATCGCAGCATACGCTCATAACCGTGGGTCAGGCCATTGAGCACCTTCTCGGTGGCACTCCAGAGCCGGTGGCCCTCTTCGGTTTCCGGGCTGTGTTTCAACCACTTGGAACACAGCATCGGTGCCAGTGTCAGCGCCACCAGGCTGGACACCACCACAGCCGCCGCCAGGGTAAAGCCGAATTCCGCAAACAGA
Proteins encoded in this region:
- a CDS encoding efflux RND transporter permease subunit, coding for MILSDVSIKRPVFATVLSLLILVFGLAALLGLPVREYPDIDPPVVSISTDYTGAAAEVVDTQITQVIEGAISGIEGIRSIESSTEQGESRTSIEFNTSRNVDIAANDVRDAVSRISNELPDEADPPVVSKADSDARPMMWITLRSDVWDSAELSDFADRVLADRLSVLDGVADVRIGGERRYAIRVWLDRERLAARDITVAEVERALRANNVELPAGSVESSTRDFTVRAEGRLSTVEEFRELVIRRDGNDLLRLGEVANVQMGVESDTSRLRANGLTAIGMGVIRQSKANTVAVSDRVQEELENIRKTLPPEVTIAESYDESIFIRASIKEVMITLAIAVSLVILVIFVFLRSWRATLIPAVTIPVAVIGAFIGLGALGFSINVLTLLAVILAIGLVVDDAIVMLENIQRRIDDGEPPLLASYRGAKQVAFAVIATTLTLVAVFVPISFMGGNIGRLFAEFGFTLAAAVVVSSLVALTLAPMLCSKWLKHSPETEEGHRLWSATEKVLNGLTHGYERMLRFSLRQPGLLLGLGLVGVVLIAVVFPKLPQELAPIEDRGVIIMPVSAPRGSTVEYTDHHVGKAEEFLLPYLEDGTANRLLSIVGFRNEADNGFMIMGLAPWEDRDIKQQQVTNELRGKLSSIPGIRAVAVNPPGLGQRGFNQPVEIVVGGPDYESVQAWSEELLERAKENPNLLNLETDFELTRPELRVNIDRERAADLDITVEDVGLTLQTMLASRQVTTYVDRGREYDVIVQAADADRATPEDLGQVFLRPREGGALIPMEALVSVREIGANPDLRRIDRLPAVVISGSLADGYDLGSALEYLNNLAVDNLPPEARISYKGLSREFQDSSAAIYMTFGLAFIIVFLVLAAQFESWIHPLIIMLSVPLAVTGALFALFWAGISLNIYSQIGIVMLLGLMAKNGILIVEFANQLRDKGYDVRDAILEGASLRFRPVLMTTISTVFGAIPLVLATGAGAESRASIGVVILGGLVFATTLTLFIIPVLYNLLAGFAKSTNAVAVELERQAGQSGGGQGLATAPQKRADDF